A stretch of Flavobacteriales bacterium DNA encodes these proteins:
- the odhB gene encoding 2-oxoglutarate dehydrogenase complex dihydrolipoyllysine-residue succinyltransferase, producing MIVEIRVPSPGESITEVEIASWLVSEGEYIDKDAELCEIDSDKATLTINAEESGSLSIKIEEGETVAVGDIICTIDTSAEGKSKKGVTKEDRPEPVAEVKKQEVVKADADKEDKNYASGHPSAAANKLIAEAGVGLDQIKGSGKNGRITKQDVISQLAGGVSASSAGGWGGSRDATRRKMSMLRRKLASRLVAVKNETAMLTTFNEVDMKPVMDLRTKYKAKFEEVHGVKLGFMSFFTKAVTEALSLFPNVNAILDGEEIITHNYADIAIAVSGPKGLMVPIVRNAEVMSLAEIEADIKRLAIKVREGKISMDEMLGGTFTITNGGVFGSMMSTPIINPPQSGILGMHNIIQRPIAVDGEVVIRPMMYIALSYDHRVIDGKDSVGFLVAIKKMLEDPANMIFGGKQGEEVLLGL from the coding sequence ATGATTGTTGAAATTAGAGTTCCAAGTCCAGGTGAGTCGATCACAGAAGTTGAAATAGCTTCTTGGCTTGTTTCGGAAGGCGAATATATTGATAAGGACGCCGAATTGTGTGAGATAGATTCTGATAAGGCTACACTTACGATCAACGCGGAAGAGTCTGGTTCGTTATCAATTAAAATAGAAGAAGGAGAAACTGTTGCAGTAGGGGATATAATCTGCACTATTGATACTAGTGCAGAAGGAAAATCAAAAAAGGGCGTAACAAAAGAAGATAGGCCAGAGCCAGTTGCTGAAGTAAAAAAACAAGAAGTAGTTAAAGCTGATGCTGACAAAGAAGATAAAAATTACGCATCTGGACATCCATCCGCCGCTGCGAATAAACTAATAGCTGAAGCTGGGGTTGGTTTAGATCAAATTAAGGGTTCCGGTAAGAACGGAAGAATAACAAAACAAGATGTTATCTCTCAGTTAGCTGGAGGTGTTTCTGCATCAAGTGCCGGTGGCTGGGGAGGTTCTAGAGACGCTACTCGGAGGAAGATGTCTATGCTTAGAAGGAAGCTAGCATCTCGATTGGTTGCCGTTAAAAACGAAACTGCCATGCTAACTACTTTTAACGAAGTGGACATGAAACCGGTGATGGATTTAAGAACAAAGTATAAAGCTAAATTTGAAGAAGTACATGGCGTAAAGCTTGGCTTCATGTCGTTTTTTACGAAAGCTGTTACAGAGGCGCTGAGCCTGTTTCCTAATGTAAATGCTATTCTAGACGGAGAAGAAATAATAACGCATAATTATGCGGACATAGCAATTGCTGTGAGTGGACCAAAAGGATTGATGGTACCTATTGTTAGAAATGCAGAAGTAATGAGTTTGGCCGAAATAGAAGCCGATATAAAGCGATTGGCAATCAAAGTGAGAGAAGGCAAGATCAGTATGGATGAAATGTTAGGAGGGACGTTTACAATTACAAATGGAGGAGTATTTGGATCGATGATGAGTACGCCGATAATAAATCCACCGCAAAGTGGAATTCTAGGGATGCACAATATTATTCAACGACCGATTGCAGTAGATGGTGAGGTCGTAATTAGACCAATGATGTATATCGCTTTATCATATGATCACAGAGTGATTGATGGTAAAGATTCAGTAGGATTCTTGGTAGCAATTAAAAAGATGCTGGAAGATCCTGCGAATATGATATTTGGAGGGAAACAAGGAGAAGAGGTTCTCTTAGGCCTCTAG